The genomic region AACAGCTCCGATTCtgggctatataatatatatatttttccaagAATAGGCCTATTGCTTCCCCTTCTGTTCTTGCTGCCATATTATCATCTAATAACGTTACTGGGTTCTTCAGCCTCACATGTTCACAGGTTTACAAGAGTGCACAGCATATAAACTTGACTATCAGACGTATTTTGTTCTGTCTTGGATCTTAgacaacaatttattattttggcATTGACTTAATATTGTGTTAACATGTTTCTGGCCTGAACTATGTAAGTAACTACCTTATTAATCGTTTTCAGCCTACAAGAAGTGAAGTCCCAGCCCCAGAACATCGTCATGGACGCCATATTTGATGACCCATGGACCAATGCGTACAGGTTAGTTCCTTTGTTATAATAACAGATCATGTCTTTTGCTGCTGCTCCCAGTCCTAGGAGCTCtacttgtgttttattttttttccatttcaaatGTGATATTATGTAGTCTTGTCTCGGTAGTATCGCAAGGACAACAACAGGGGGGTTATTGTTGTGATTCGTTCATTTATGCTCCTTGTGAGTTAGGGAGAAGACGTTCATCCCCCCCCCCACCTGCCACCCTCGCTGCCCTTGTTTGAGATCGGCCACCCAGGTGGAAGAAACACATGACGGTGTTGGGtgaagttcctgagtagctcagtctgTAGAGCATTGGTGCTctaagccaaaggtcctgggattgatatccggccccagaacaatatttcccttgaatttattcaagcctgcttcacagggagctttacctgaaagctagatttgcataatatgtacgtcattgtaggtacgttaacagaaaacctcaATTTCAATATAGAGTTTGTGTGCCggatgaagttcctgggtagctcaatcggtagagcattggtgctctaagccaaaggtcccgggatcgatatcctgccctggaacaaattttcccttgaatttattcttCCTGTACTTGGTTGCAAATCAACTTGCATCAATACTGGCTGCCTAGGCAATGCAGATCTACCTGATGTCAGTTTTGCAGGGTAAACAGAAGATGGTTGGTTGATGGTCTGTTAGAGTAATATAATCTTCACTCAGTCTGATTCTTCCTATACTTTTACGTGTAACACATATCCAGAGGCAGTAGGATTGCCAACATTGtgtaatgatattttaaaataatgcaatgtTTTTCAAGGCTGGGAAAAATCTATATAATATTGTtagctaaagtctgtgtgatatacagtagcatgcaaattaatccgaacaacgtaattacttatgcaaaaacactcaaacgggataaaaaaaggatctaagacatacctcagtaatctatgtggcctcccttgttcctaataacagctctgagacgatttggcatggattccactaatttcccacaaatattcttcatttcttcatcgcgaaaccatacaccaatgagggcagaaatcatcttctccttcgtagaacaatccattttttgcattcttcttttgcaaattgaccacaagttctcaatggggttgatgtcaggtgagttgcctggccaggggagtacctgaatattcttctttttgaagaattctgtaatttttcgagacgtatggcatggtgccaggtcttgttggaacacacctctgccatccggaaatgatttttgcagctgggatacgattctggtttccaataagtgaatatatttgtcagaattcatcattcccttgataggtattaatgtgtaaaacaaccccaaaacattactttagggggctatttgggtgcttgttggagatgagctgctgttactttttcggatcctttccatacgtaagaaacacggtggccgtggacctcgaaatgagactcatcggaaaaaagtacattcttccagtcattcactgtccagtgttgatgtaattttgcccacattaagcgttttttgcacataacaggggttagcagttgctacttaataggcttacgagcttccaaaagcctacgccgcactgttgtgacatgaatattcgccccagtggtagccattaactcgcgggttaagtcgacagcagttagtctaggatttaatttacttttcctgacaattaaacgatcatctgcaggtgaagtcttccttttccggccacagtttcctttttttctggggtgtgatggatccagtctccctgtatcgttttatgatcgaattaacagtagccaaaccgatgtgacattctgcagcaatttgcctctgtgtcatagaagaatgctctgctaatgttataattttagaccgttttcgtggagttgtatccatttgtgaagacgacagaatgtacacaggattgcagtattaagtcttcaacacaactgaaatgcttataagtacaaaacgacaggcaaaatgtcacatattataaaaaaaataatgacagaccttcaacaatggaattacacgtactagagatgtcaattaaagcggtatgagcagctgtgaggccaacaatgacagaaaatgtaaaaatatgtcgtgttcagaTTAATTTCCACGCTactgtatcttgtctcactgtgaaaagagagagaaaggagatatgtcttacttcgtctgtattgttatggcaatgggcGAGTGGagtgatgccgtccatccatgcagtgcggaagggactagttgatacattctgttgcgcaaaataaaattacaaaatatctctcttcgtactgtgtagttcggtcactgagcttgtctttcaagaaactgagttccggcagcctgtacaataacaagattttaaaaggaatcctgaaaatttacaactctcctataatctccaccctcatttgaagggaattggttttattgctactgagacaagataaaccttaccaggtatagtagtGTTAGTTACTATAGAAAGGAACAAAATGTTTAATTGCTTGCAAATTATTTAGAGTTCCAACCTAGATTTTTCTGTGTGTTTTAAGGAAATATAGGATATTgatgtggattttttttttttttttttttttttttttcataattttaaaattctacCATCTTCGAGAAATTCAAGGGCAAAGTTTTCATTACATGACCTTCAAATGTAGTTCAAGGTCATTATAGTGTTGTTGTGCAACATCTTTAAGTGTATTTcataagcttcaaaatgacatctTCAAGAGTCTTGTGGCTCAATTACGTGAGATATTTAAATTGCAACATTAAGGAGCAAGGTGAAAGtggctatttcttttttttttttttggtttgtttttttttttttaattcaaatattaatttcagtaGAGGTATTCGGTAGAAATTTTTAATACttcacgaaattaaataaaagcGCAAAATCTTGAAACCTGCAAAGTTTTATGACTGTCCAAGAGGGTCGGGTTGTGTCCtgtgttgatttgatatggagtGACTCCTATTTATCAAGCATTAGCTTGGAGAGACATGGGAAACCAAAAACTGGTCCATAGGATCGAATCCCGGCCTTTCCTAATATATTGGAGGTGTGGTAACCGGTACATCACCGTGCTTGGttaataaaatgttgttgtttgttgttttctaatgccaggcatttgacaataaagtcatttgaccttttgcactccaatatttttcaaagatattatcatggccagccattgaagcacagattttgaggtattccgaatccatttcttggtttgagttgcacagtgggcagttaggggactgatatattccaattctatgcaggtgtttggccaaacagtcatggcctgttgccaatctaaatgcagctacagacgattttcgtggtaaatcgggaattaactgtggattatgatgcagagagttccattttttcccttgagactgtgtcatcaaattttgtttgttgaagtctaagtatgtggattttataaatcttttcacagagtaatacgtagatttagtaacaggtctgtaagtagcagtgctgcccttctttgctaaagcatccgcattctcgtttcccaggattccacaatgggatggtatccattggaatacaattctttcattgagtgatattaattgagagagcattttagttatttctgctgtttgagatgaaggtgtgtgtctagagactattgatagaatagctgctttggagtctgacaatataactgcattcctaaatttactgatgtggcatagaagattgttgagactttcacttattgcagtgatttctccatcaaaacttgttgttccatatccaagagatctataaagtgagaagagacagcacgtaacacctgcaccggcaccttattCCCTGAAGATCAAGAATCCGTCTGTGCAtaaattaagtcaattttgtggagggtacctaatattaattgtctctaaagacaattgtttcattatttcagtgtttacttctgatttcattatttcttgtgttaaatttagattatgctctgtatttaatagtgttaaagggtttggtttaatttgtaagttttcttttaaattcgggacgttgattttctgttttaattcttgaacaatggatatgaaactttttttagttttcaatctacagagaggactgtatgaatgccaattgtttcctggtaatctgataagttttcatattgaatcagtgctttttcttctattatcattttgatgctgttaatattagtgaggaatctcatagaatatattggagttgttttgattccaccgcttaataaaatgtaaaacagtgaaaaaataaCACTGATATTGTGTGTGATGTGCAGGGATGTGCTGGCGACGCGGGACTATGTGAAGGTGAAAACGATCCGCCTGCAGGGGCTGCTACTCAGTCTGTTCTGTCTGCGCAAGCACCTGCTGCACCTGCGCGACATCGAGACGCAGTACACGCGGACCGGCTTTGGGGGTATGTGGGTATGTACATTCTCCGTCACTTCAGCTCAGTTGGATGACGagctaaatatgggaaatgcctattattattcagttgagaagcttttatcatccagtctgctctaaaaaaatttgaaagttagaatttataaaacagttatattaccggttgttctttatggttgtgaaacttggactctcactttgagagaggaacagatgttaagggtgttcgagaataaggtgcttaggaaaatatttggggtaagagggataaagttacaggggaatggagaaagttacacaacgcagaactgcacgcattgtattcttcacctgacataattaggaacattaaatccagacgtttgagatgggcagggcatgtagcatgtatgggcaaatctagaaatgcatatagagtgttagttgggatgccgaagggaataagacctttggggaggccgagacgtagattgaaggataatattaaaatggatttgagggaaataggatatgatggtagagactggattaatcttgctcaggatagggaccaatggtggtcttatgtgagggcggcaatgaacctgctgtaagtaagtaagtgtcatttatatattttgttactgttgctcgaaggtatttgaatttttctatcttTTCAATGGAtgaatttccaatgtttatatttccatttcgtgctatgttctcgtcacgagacataatcatatattttgttttttcggggtttacttccaagcctatttccttacttgcttcaaataaaattcccgtgttttccctaattgtttgcggattttctcctaacatattcacgtcatccgcatagacaagaagctgatgtaacccgttcaattccaaaccctgtcagttatcctggactttcctaatggaatattctagagcaaagttaaaaagtaaaggtgatagtgcatcaccctgctttagcccgcagtgaattggaaaagcgtcagacacagacagaaactggcctatacagactctgctataagtttcactgacatgcattttaattagtcgaactagtttcttgggaataccaaattcaataagaatattatataaaacttctcttaaccgagtcatataccattttgaaaactttgtgtaactgatgtactgtgtcaGTTTcaactaccatgcaacaatcctcatcaaaccacggtttctctttcttaatttcataatagcctatgctctgctcagctgcaatttttgatattatctctgatattgtcccacatgctattaatatCTAATTGCTCCTTAATTTCGTCGGAACTTCCTGAAGTGGCAAATTTTGCTTGCGACCGGGTATTTCCTACGAAATgccatgacttttttttttttttttttcaatattgatttCCATGTCGTATTTTGTAATGATAAACACTCcacatttctcgtgaaaaacaacaactgaatagactacagtggactatagtggactttatgttgtcagcaaacagctggatacattaagaagattgatggaTTTTGTAATGATCATATTTAGATTATGCCCTGAATACTCAAGCTCATCTCCATTGCATGCAATTAGGGCTAAACTGTCAAACTGTAAATTTCGACTGATAGAGATTGAACCATGACGCgtctatttccaatctttaataattttgttcatataatTGATGAAAAGTAATGGAGATAGGCCACAGCCTTGTTATATATTATAGTAAATgctgtaaaacattaattttggaAATTGGAATGTTTGTGCAAGATCACGAACGTGATCCAAGAAAGAACAGATTTAATTATGCACAAAGAAAATACTTGCATGACTTTTGTCAATTGCAAAGACAAACTGAGAGGGTCGAGAGATACCATAAGCACTGCCATCTGGAACCACCAATCAAAAATGTAGTACTGTGATCCACGCTACCAGTGGAGGGTTAATAAAGAAAttttgacagtttttttttttttttgtacaaacaCGTAGAATTCACTGACAACAATGAACGAAAAGCATAGACATTTACAAAACACCATGGCAGTTAGGTATCCGTATTGTGTAAGAAAATGCAGTTTGAAGTTCTTTCCAGGAAGATGTAAaccagggttgggcagaattatgcactctgtgcttgcacggtgtactacgagtgtgcttatagagtgcacgaaaaccggtttattcaagttgcggtatgtactgtatgtttcaaaagaaaatgttattctacgaggctaaataagaacacaaaataatgaaacacttccttaaacacaaaataaaacatgcctgttgcacattaattcatattactcaatttctcaagatttggagaaactgtattagcaccagctatgcgaagaactgccgttaaaagcccatcatttcttgtttgagatttgtttattttcgtaatagaaaataactgttcacatctataagtggaaccaaataaacacaaaactttctcatacagcttatgcagattttgaaagcgtcctcttgggaatctgtcattagattagattagatttaacaGGGGTGTTCCTTCCGGCCCAAGCACTGCGACCTATAAGATCTATTGCACATCCCCGTCGTTCATCCCTTCCAGTCCAAAAGTTTCAAGTTCTTGATGAACTGTATCAAACTTTGGACTGGGACCTTTGAGATCTCTTCAAGTTTTGGAAAGTGATTCCCAAAAAAGAGAAGGGAATCCGTCATAagactgcataagactcgaccttgaatcatatttcgctcgcatctctcgatcacatcgcagttcaatcaattcacactataatgaaggggggacgttatcaataatcagttggaatcagaacatgtagcaaaaatacgcaaatccatttccaggcaatctaaatcgtggaaccttgatgtaaattcctctaatagaccagCTAGGATATATGCAtagatttcgaaattttcattgttcaaaattctgtGCACTTAGATAAGGACGGGAAAttatatatttcgcccttttgcatttgaggtatccataacagcaatttctccttaaaagctgcagtTCTAcctgcaaattgtgtattaagaatttcttttccctgaagtcctaaatttagctcgtttaaaagctgtaagatctgttatagctgctggcacactacagcgcgctgcagcgctcgcacttggaatgccccgtgcgcacggagggcaaatgcactcaaacgcccatcgctgatGTAAACAATGTTGCAGGGGAACAAGGGAGCGGTGACCATCCGTCTAAGCATATATGGCTGTTCCGTGTGCCTTGTGAACTGCCACCTGACCCCGCACGACCACCTGCTGCAGGAGCGAATCACTGACTACAACAACATCATAAGGGCGCAGATATTCCGTGCCAAGGAGACTAGCAACATCTTTTTCCATGAGTGAGTACACATGTGCAGAATGCCTGCCTCTTACTGGGCTCACGATCCACACGTTGAAAACTCTTGTAGttgttaatttacaattcatgttggaaaatgttcagctaagcctcgtgttaataacaaatatcaaaatatgattaattattattcagtcaatatggcttaagcattgcattacatatgaaagaaaaacatatgagaaaaatattgatgtgttacatcctatttaatcttgatacaaacgttttcgcccctaatggggcatcttcaggtacaaatataagtatcatctaaaaacaattacaatacaagcttacATTTGAAACTGCCTTTACTAGAATAAAGTATGACATGGTGACTATGTTATCTATACCAACATTAATTgtcctgtcaaaattaaaaacaaattcattttaaaacaatgtgaatgtgcTTAGCCATGCTAAGTAGATCCCTTGTATGGTATCTCAGATGTATTGTGTtgtcaataaaatcattaaaaatactAAAACTGTACAGATTAAAATCTAATATTATCAAATGTGGAGTCATAAAGCATGTATAACTAATTTCGTGGAGCAAAATGTTCAATGCTCTCGTATAACATCATGCTAATCTAATCATCATACATGAGTTGTTGAACAGAAGGGATGTGTTTTTGCCCGTAATTGGTCTAATGGAATAAACTGCACGAAATTAGTTATACACGCTTTTATGACTCCACATTTGAtaatattagattttaatttgtatagttttagtatttttaatgattttattgacaACACAATACATTTGAGATACCATACAAGGGATCTACTTAGTATGGCTAAgcacattcacattgttttaaaatgaatttctttttaattttgacaggacaattaatattgatatggataattgagggaggtgggatatgatgataaagaatggattaattttgctcaggatagggaccgatggcgggcttatgtgaaggcggcaatgaacctctgggttccttaaaagccagtgagtaagtaagtaagtatagataaTATAGTCACTATGTCATACTTTATTCTAGTCAAGGCAGTTTCAAATgtaagcttgtattgtaattgattttagatgatacttatatttgtacctgaagatgccccattaggggcgaaaacgtttgtattaagattaaataggatgtaacacatcattattttttctcatatgtttttctttcatatgtaatgcaatgcttatgccatattgactgaataataattaatcatattgtgATATTTGTTATCTTGTAGTTGTTATTCAGATTGTCACTGTTACTACTGTGCATTCGTTCCTTATGTCTTGCTTAGTACAGTTGGACAATGAATGAGATAAAACTGCTTTCTCACGATGTATTGTTTCCCGCAGCTATGTGTTCTGGATTGGGGACTTGAACTTCCGCCTGGCGGACGGCATCAATGCTGAAGAGATAGATCGCCTCATCAAGAAGGGCGAGCTGACGCGGTTGTTGGAGAAAGACCAGCTCCGCCAGGCGATGAGCAGCGGGGAGGCGTTCAGCGAGCTTACCGAGCAGCTGCCCACGTTTGCACCCAGCTACAAGTTCGAGTTCCATTCCTCACAGTATGATCTCAAGTGAGTGCCAATCACTTGGAACTGCGTTTGTAAGTTGCTGACGAACTAATGAACATTCATACTGTGGCATACAGGATGGGATACTGGATTAGAATGTAGTCCAGAGACTAAAACTCAAAATTAATACTTCTcctaattgtacaagtttgataaCAGGTCACGGTAATATAAAATCAAATTtatacaattataaaattatagacaACCCTATGTGCACTTGTAATACAGCAGAACAACCAGTGGATCACCTTATATtcgattttaaataattaatagagCAGGAGAGAGAAACTTTGAAAGCAAAAGTTCTACGGTTAGAAAATTGGCCAGTCAACAAAAATAAACTGATCTCAGAATACACCACAAACTtcattaaatttgctaatagtatagattttaacaagttacaatgaaaagaataatttgtatatccatcatcttgtaagaaagtaactgtaatatttgaaggatacacgggaaaaacgatcaaggtccatcaaaaatcgaaattgagttaataatgctatcttatagtggaaaggaagtactatcatgtggtctagctagtaataagaaatcattgttcttgacattccactacgtcaatttctattaaatacagacgtaacaaagtattaagtgcttaaactttaaaattcgtttttctcgaaactttctaaaatggaccttgatcgctattcctgtgtacccttcatttaGTTAACTGTAGCATGTATACCAAGTTAATATCATTGCATGTAATATTACTCTGTAGTAATGGAGCATGGAGGttgagttaataaaataaaaaaaaaaaaagggacaagttatgttaataataaattattattactattgtttaagtaaataaattattactatcattgtttaaataaataataaattattattattattattattattatttaatttttatcatcatcatccataatcACCCATCATCTATCATCATCCATCACCTGTCATCATTATCTATGTTCATCATCCATCATTTGTCATCCTTCACCAACATCCATcatccattatcattatcatcatcattatcatccattATCCTTCATAATCATCTATCATCCTTCACCAATATCCATTATCTCTCATCCATCATCATCCATTACTTGGCCTCGGTAGCATAATCTGTATaacgctggctttctatgctcgaggttgcgggtttgatcccggccgaggtcgattgcatttaagtgtgttcaaatgcgacaggctcatgtcagtagatttactggcatgtaaaagaactcctgcgggacaaaattctggcacaccggcaacgctgataacctctgcagttgtgagcgtcgttaaataaaccataaattaaaaaaaaaatttaaatcatcATCTATGTTCATTTTCATCATCCTTCACCAACATCCtttccattatcatcatcatcacatgtAGCTTTTCATGTAGAATGTTGTGATTGCAGACGCCGGCCCTCATGGACTGATCGCATCCTGTTCAAAGTGAATGCCAACGTGTACGAAAACTTGACACTGCAGGCGGAGCAGGTGTTGTACAGGAGTGCGCAGGACTATGTGCAGAGCGACCACAAGCCTGTCATGGGCGAGTTCGTCATCAAGGTATGTGGCCATGATATTTCCTACAAAATCTGGATCTCGCATACACTGATTACATAGTCATACTAAACAATGGACATACATAGATGAAAGTTATGTGACGATAGACATTGTACGATGCGCTGGATGTGATAACTAGGGCTAGTATTGTtaggtaaatacatattttattttcactgtaatagaaactcgtaattgtgttttaagctttggacaaggtcacctgagcatatactttaaatgttatttcacataaaaacacatattttgattttttttaaatttaaatatatattt from Periplaneta americana isolate PAMFEO1 chromosome 15, P.americana_PAMFEO1_priV1, whole genome shotgun sequence harbors:
- the LOC138715801 gene encoding inositol polyphosphate 5-phosphatase K-like isoform X1; the protein is MPLRMDVWLYMVTWNVATRHPEEDLHEMLGLGTPGKQKMQERLPDFYVIGLQEVKSQPQNIVMDAIFDDPWTNAYRDVLATRDYVKVKTIRLQGLLLSLFCLRKHLLHLRDIETQYTRTGFGGMWGNKGAVTIRLSIYGCSVCLVNCHLTPHDHLLQERITDYNNIIRAQIFRAKETSNIFFHDYVFWIGDLNFRLADGINAEEIDRLIKKGELTRLLEKDQLRQAMSSGEAFSELTEQLPTFAPSYKFEFHSSQYDLKRRPSWTDRILFKVNANVYENLTLQAEQVLYRSAQDYVQSDHKPVMGEFVIKVFSDYYERVVEFLPVEPWYLDEENSASYTLSGDVQPTLWDWIGVFKDEFSSLDDYLCYVYAMRGAAGGNSNSRVKKVVFPDTAVRATGPYRLLYFSHNSGSVLGMSEAFEVRSRDNGHQTQFVCRDGY
- the LOC138715801 gene encoding inositol polyphosphate 5-phosphatase K-like isoform X2, coding for MDNLRLYMVTWNVATRHPEEDLHEMLGLGTPGKQKMQERLPDFYVIGLQEVKSQPQNIVMDAIFDDPWTNAYRDVLATRDYVKVKTIRLQGLLLSLFCLRKHLLHLRDIETQYTRTGFGGMWGNKGAVTIRLSIYGCSVCLVNCHLTPHDHLLQERITDYNNIIRAQIFRAKETSNIFFHDYVFWIGDLNFRLADGINAEEIDRLIKKGELTRLLEKDQLRQAMSSGEAFSELTEQLPTFAPSYKFEFHSSQYDLKRRPSWTDRILFKVNANVYENLTLQAEQVLYRSAQDYVQSDHKPVMGEFVIKVFSDYYERVVEFLPVEPWYLDEENSASYTLSGDVQPTLWDWIGVFKDEFSSLDDYLCYVYAMRGAAGGNSNSRVKKVVFPDTAVRATGPYRLLYFSHNSGSVLGMSEAFEVRSRDNGHQTQFVCRDGY